In Drosophila santomea strain STO CAGO 1482 chromosome 3L, Prin_Dsan_1.1, whole genome shotgun sequence, a single window of DNA contains:
- the LOC120447758 gene encoding mitochondrial dicarboxylate carrier, with protein MVVIKKDRGMASNLQRAIRTYGFFSLYDGLSAQLVRQLTYTSLRFHLYEMGKSHLDDPDGLLDKVLVAGLAGCVAGVVGTPMELINTRMQVNRALPKETRWNYRNLFDGLYRVTRDEGFTKLYSGCLLSFMRSSFITISQNAAYDQAKQIYAEWFQMKHDNTLLHLISSVTAAFICGPIIKPIENLRYLRMVNSRRLIHSISYMMRFGSRGPFRGIVPYLLRMVPNTVITFLSFEQLRVNFGYIEEIEDDK; from the exons ATGGTGGTCATCAAGAAGGACAGAGGCATGGCTTCCAATCTCCAACGGGCTATTCGAACATATG GATTCTTTTCGCTGTACGACGGCCTGAGTGCCCAGTTGGTGAGACAGCTGACATACACATCGCTTCGGTTTCACCTGTATGAAATGGGCAAGTCGCACTTGGATGATCCTGATGGCTTGTTGGATAAAGTGCTGGTGGCTGGATTGGCTGGCTGTGTGGCGGGTGTGGTGGGCACACCCATGGAGTTGATCAACACCCGGATGCAGGTGAACCGTGCGCTTCCCAAGGAAACCCGCTGGAACTACCGAAACCTCTTCGATGGACTGTACCGCGTGACCAGAGACGAGGGCTTCACGAAGCTGTACAGCGGATGCTTGCTCTCTTTCATGCGGTCCAGCTTCATCACCATCAGCCAAAATGCGGCCTACGATCAG GCCAAGCAGATCTACGCGGAATGGTTCCAAATGAAGCACGACAACACATTGCTGCACTTGATAAGTTCCGTGACGGCTGCTTTCATCTGCGGCCCCATCATCAAGCCCATTGAGAACTTGAGATACCTCAGGATGGTGAATTCCAGAAGATTGATACATTCCATTTCGTATATGATGCGCTTCGGATCGCGAGGACCTTTTCGCGGTATTGTGCCCTACTTATTGCGAATGGTGCCCAATACGGTCATTACGTTTTTAAGTTTCGAGCAGCTTCGAGTTAATTTTGGGTACATTGAGGAAATTGAGGATGATAAATGA
- the LOC120449550 gene encoding charged multivesicular body protein 1b gives MSTSSMEKHLFNLKFAVKELERNSKKCEKEEKLEKAKAKKAIQKGNMDVARIHAENAIRQKNQAVNYLRMSARVDAVASRVQSALTTRKVTGSMAGVVKAMDAAMKGMNLEKISSLMEKFESQFEDLDVQSSVMEGTMSDTVTTSVPQGDVDNLLQQVADEAGLELNMDLPSGVQSQSVGASTAVSQEQDELTQRLARLRQAE, from the exons ATGTCTACGAGTTCCATGGAAA AACACCTTTTCAATCTAAAATTTGCCGTAAAGGAGCTGGAACGAAACTccaagaaatgtgaaaaagagGAGAAGCTCGAGAAGGCCAAGGCCAAGAAGGCGATCCAAAAGGGCAACATGGATGTGGCCCGCATCCACGCAGAGAATGCGATCCGCCAGAAGAACCAGGCGGTCAACTACCTCAGGATGAGTGCCCGAGTGGATGCAGTGGCCAGCCGGGTGCAGTCCGCCCTCACCACCCGCAAGGTCACCGGCTCCATGGCTGGCGTAGTCAAGGCCATGGATGCAGCGATGAAGGGCATGAACCTGGAGAAAATTTCCTCCCTGATGGAGAAGTTTGAGTCCCAGTTCGAAGACCTGGACGTCCAGAGCTCGGTGATGGAGGGCACCATGTCCGACACGGTAACTACCTCGGTGCCCCAGGGCGATGTTGACAATCTGCTCCAGCAAGTGGCCGACGAGGCTGGCCTCGAACTTAACATGGACCTGCCCAGTGGAGTCCAGAGCCAATCCGTTGGCGCCTCAACAGCCGTGTCCCAGGAGCAAGACGAGCTCACCCAGCGACTGGCACGTCTCCGCCAGGCCGAATAA
- the LOC120449375 gene encoding probable cytochrome P450 12c1, mitochondrial, whose amino-acid sequence MLRLTVKHGLRASSQLAATKNPDASSYLQQLESEWESAKPFTEIPGPTRWQLFRGFQKGGQYHQLGMDDVMRMYKKQFGDICLIPGLFGMPTTVFSFSEKTFERVYRTEGQWPVRGGAEPVLHYRSKRKDEFFKDCVGLFTNGPEWGRIRSAVNPVLMQHRNVAIYLKPMQRVNRQFVNRIREIRDRESQEVPGDFLNTINHLTFESVATVALDKELGLLRQANPPPEASKLFQNIEVLMNSFFELGVKPSLYKYIATPTYKKFSQAMDEIFDTCSMYVSQAIERIDRKLLEGDSSDHKSVLEQLLQIDRKLATVLAMDMLMGGVDTTSTAISGILLNLAKNPDKQERLREEVQSKLTTLDREFSLEDMKSLPYLRAVIKESLRLYPVTFGNARSAGADVVLDGYRIPKGTNLLMTNSFLLKDDGLYPRAKEFIPERWLRQKSEDRPDGLMNPNLSAFIYLPFGFGPRMCVGKRIVDLEMELTVANLVRNFHIEYNHPTENAFKCTFLYKPNIPLKFKFTDVKY is encoded by the exons ATGTTGCGTCTCACAGTAAAGCACGGCTTGAGGGCCAGTTCCCAACTGGCTGCCACCAAAAACCCAGATGCATCATCCTACCTTCAGCAACTGGAATCTGAATGGGAGAGCGCAAAACCCTTTACGGAAATTCCCGGGCCAACACGCTGGCAATTATTCCGTGGCTTCCAAAAAGGCGGTCAGTACCACCAACTGGGAATGGATGATGTGATGCGAATGTACAAAAAGCAGTTCGGCGACATATGCCTGATACCCGGATTATTCGGCATGCCCACCACTGTGTTCTCGTTCAGTGAGAAAACCTTTGAGAGGGTCTATCGCACCGAAGGTCAGTGGCCAGTCAGAGGTGGCGCCGAACCCGTCCTCCACTACCGCAGTAAACGGAAGGATGAGTTTTTCAAAGACTGCGTGGGATTGTTCACCAA tgGCCCGGAGTGGGGAAGGATTAGGAGTGCCGTGAATCCCGTCCTGATGCAGCACCGAAATGTGGCCATCTATCTGAAACCGATGCAGCGGGTCAATCGGCAGTTTGTGAATCGCATCCGCGAGATTCGCGACAGGGAATCCCAAGAAGTGCCAGGCGACTTCCTAAATACCATCAATCATCTGACCTTCGAGTCAGTGGCGACAGTGGCCCTGGACAAAGAACTGGGACTGCTCCGGCAGGCCAACCCGCCGCCGGAGGCCAGCAAACTGTTCCAGAATATTGAAGTTCTCATGAATTCCTTTTTCGAGCTGGGCGTAAAACCATCGTTATACAAGTATATCGCCACACCCACTTACAAGAAGTTCAGTCAGGCCATGGATGAAATATTCGACACCTGTTCGATGTACGTAAGTCAGGCGATAGAAAGGATAGATCGTAAGTTGTTAGAAGGCGATTCAAGCGATCATAAGAGTGTTCTGGAGCAGTTGCTGCAGATCGATAGGAAACTAGCCACTGTTTTGGCCATGGACATGCTAATGGGCGGAGTTGATACCACCAGTACGGCCATCTCTGGTATATTGCTAAACCTGGCCAAAAATCCGGACAAGCAAGAAAGGCTCAGGGAGGAAGTTCAAAGCAAACTGACTACGCTAGATCGAGAATTTTCATTGGAGGATATGAAATCCCTTCCGTATCTGAGGGCAGTCATCAAGGAATCGCTTCGACTCTATCCAGTCACCTTTGGTAATGCCCGATCCGCCGGAGCTGATGTTGTTCTCGATGGCTATCGAATCCCCAAGGGCACCAATCTTCTGATGACCAACAGCTTTCTGCTCAAGGACGACGGATTATATCCACGGGCAAAGGAATTCATCCCGGAGCGCTGGTTACGCCAAAAGAGCGAAGACAGACCGGATGGCCTGATGAACCCGAACTTAAGTGCCTTCATCTACTTGCCATTCGGCTTCGGACCACGCATGTGCGTGGGCAAACGGATTGTGGATCTTGAAATGGAACTCACGGTGGCCAACTTGGTGCGAAATTTCCACATTGAATATAATCACCCCActgaaaatgcatttaagtGCACATTCCTGTACAAGCCCAATATTCCTCTAAAATTCAAGTTTACCGATGTGAAATATTGA
- the LOC120449551 gene encoding TCF3 fusion partner produces MLLNKKELMYKQLVEKLYDRCQRIQAENERCVMRVNGIKKIVRRRNHDVELLKRRLDKHGDNWRSVPMVAPHPKGKTEQKRRGPKPKNKQAADETGAPGSEPGSNTPAARKPRKQKAKQPPNNLNPVIAPPHPHPQPQLLT; encoded by the exons ATGTTGCTAAATAAGAAGGAACTCATGTACAAACAGCTGGTGGAAAAGCTGTATGACAGGTGCCAGAGGATTCAGGCGGAAAATGAGCGATGTGTGATGAG AGTAAATGGAATCAAAAAGATAGTAAGAAGGCGCAATCATGATGTGGAGCTTCTGAAAAGACGATTAGATAAGCATGGAGACAACTGGCGATCAGTTCCCATGGTGGCTCCACATCCCAAAGGCAAAACCGAGCAGAAGCGCCGAGGACCGAAGCCCAAGAACAAGCAGGCGGCGGATGAAACAGGAGCACCCGGGTCTGAGCCTGGATCCAATACTCCAGCAGCACGGAAGCCCCGAAAGCAAAAGGCCAAGCAGCCACCCAACAACCTCAATCCAGTCATCGCACctccgcatccacatccacaacctCAATTGTTAACCTGA
- the LOC120449854 gene encoding SAGA-associated factor 11 homolog: MSAANMPTTTGAQGSGNQVPTTSTTIVNHFRELIKDPKNLDEASNYLFQTLLDDAVVGIFNETHHLRKSGNLAALDGVPEDSTYRMCEMPNLDIFGISTAKKPMDCTCPNCDRLVAAARFAPHLEKCMGMGRISSRIASRRLATKEGASSAHLHSAGNAGGTDDEDDVDWSSDKRRKKSNQNSRNNGSKKNNGKTF; the protein is encoded by the coding sequence ATGTCTGCAGCCAACATGCCGACGACGACAGGAGCTCAGGGATCGGGAAACCAAGTTCCCACAACCAGCACTACGATTGTAAACCACTTCCGGGAGTTGATCAAGGACCCGAAGAATCTCGACGAGGCGTCCAACTATCTGTTCCAGACACTGCTCGATGACGCCGTAGTCGGAATCTTCAACGAGACACATCACCTGCGAAAGTCCGGGAACCTAGCCGCCCTGGACGGAGTGCCGGAGGACTCGACCTATCGGATGTGCGAGATGCCCAACCTGGACATCTTCGGCATCTCAACGGCCAAGAAGCCAATGGACTGCACCTGCCCCAACTGTGATCGCCTGGTGGCCGCCGCCCGCTTCGCCCCGCACCTGGAAAAGTGCATGGGCATGGGCCGTATTTCGTCGCGAATCGCCTCTCGCCGCCTGGCCACCAAAGAGGGCGCCTCATCCGCCCACCTGCACTCCGCGGGAAATGCCGGAGGCACTGATGATGAGGACGACGTGGACTGGTCGTCCGATAAGCGGCGAAAGAAATCCAACCAGAACTCAAGGAACAACGGCTCCAAGAAgaacaatggcaaaaccttttAG